The Megasphaera stantonii genome includes a window with the following:
- a CDS encoding homoserine O-succinyltransferase, giving the protein MPIKITDGLSAKELLHEEGIFTIDKGSALHQDIRPLRILILNLMPLKKPTELQLLRLLGDSPLQVEVDFCRTTSHESVHTDPSYLEQNYYTFDDIKNNYYDGLIITGAPVEQIPFEDVDYWPELTTYLDWSAGHAFSTLYFCWGAQAALYHYYGVEKRLLPEKLFGIFEYQLTQKGHPLLRGFDDRYFIPQSRHTAIDDIKVYNTPALDILSRSPENGINIIGTADHRRFFVLGHFEYDRRTLETEYLRDKNKGLPISVPKHYYPKDNDKNRPVFTWCSYAHLFYHNWLNIVYQETPYCLEDIGRGKFCVR; this is encoded by the coding sequence ATGCCCATTAAAATTACAGACGGCCTGTCGGCCAAAGAACTGCTTCATGAAGAAGGAATTTTTACCATAGACAAGGGCTCGGCCCTCCATCAGGATATCCGCCCCCTCCGCATCCTCATCCTCAATCTCATGCCCCTGAAAAAACCGACGGAACTGCAGCTCCTCCGCCTGCTCGGCGATTCGCCCCTCCAGGTTGAAGTAGATTTCTGCCGCACGACGAGCCATGAAAGCGTTCATACAGACCCGTCGTATTTGGAGCAAAATTACTATACCTTCGACGACATTAAGAATAACTATTACGACGGCCTGATCATCACCGGCGCGCCTGTCGAGCAGATTCCCTTCGAAGACGTCGACTACTGGCCCGAGCTGACGACGTATCTGGACTGGTCTGCAGGGCACGCCTTTTCCACCTTGTATTTCTGCTGGGGCGCACAGGCGGCTCTCTATCATTATTACGGCGTCGAAAAGCGCCTGCTGCCGGAAAAATTATTTGGCATCTTCGAATACCAGCTCACGCAGAAAGGCCATCCCCTCCTGCGCGGCTTCGACGACAGGTATTTCATTCCCCAATCCCGTCACACCGCCATCGACGATATCAAGGTGTACAACACGCCGGCCCTGGACATCTTATCCCGTTCTCCGGAAAATGGCATCAACATCATCGGCACCGCCGACCATCGTCGCTTTTTCGTCCTCGGTCACTTCGAATACGACCGGCGGACGCTGGAAACCGAATACCTGCGCGACAAAAACAAAGGCTTGCCCATCAGCGTTCCCAAACATTACTATCCCAAGGACAACGACAAGAACCGCCCGGTCTTCACCTGGTGCAGCTACGCCCATCTGTTCTACCATAACTGGCTCAATATCGTATATCAGGAAACGCCGTACTGCCTGGAGGACATCGGCCGCGGAAAATTCTGCGTCCGCTGA
- the upp gene encoding uracil phosphoribosyltransferase, which produces MQVQVMDHPLIQHKVTLMRKKETGSTDFRNLLEEITMLMGYEITRDLPLEDIAIETPVAPTTGKQISGKKLGIVPVLRAGLGMVQGLLNLIPMARVGHIGLYRDPETLEPVEYYCKLPDVQDRDFIIVDPMLATGGSASAAITLLKDKGVQNIKLMCLVAAPQGVQRVNKDHPDVRIYVAALDDTLNEHGYIVPGLGDAGDRIFGTK; this is translated from the coding sequence ATGCAGGTACAGGTAATGGATCACCCGCTGATTCAGCACAAGGTGACGCTGATGCGGAAGAAGGAAACCGGTTCTACTGATTTCCGCAATTTGCTGGAAGAAATTACGATGCTCATGGGGTATGAAATTACGCGGGATTTGCCGCTGGAAGATATTGCCATTGAGACTCCTGTCGCGCCGACGACGGGAAAACAGATCAGCGGCAAGAAGCTGGGCATCGTGCCCGTTCTTCGCGCCGGTCTGGGCATGGTGCAGGGCCTGCTCAATTTAATTCCCATGGCCAGAGTTGGTCATATCGGGCTGTACCGGGATCCGGAAACGCTGGAGCCCGTCGAATATTACTGCAAGCTGCCCGATGTGCAGGACCGCGATTTCATCATCGTCGACCCCATGCTGGCTACGGGCGGCAGCGCGTCGGCGGCGATTACCCTGCTGAAGGACAAGGGCGTGCAGAATATTAAGCTCATGTGCCTCGTTGCGGCGCCTCAGGGCGTGCAGCGGGTCAATAAGGATCACCCGGACGTGCGCATTTACGTGGCCGCTCTGGACGATACGCTGAATGAACACGGCTATATCGTTCCCGGCCTCGGCGACGCCGGCGACAGGATTTTCGGCACGAAGTAA
- the rpiB gene encoding ribose 5-phosphate isomerase B, with product MKLVLGADHGGFDLKENIKEYLNEQGIEFTDYGTLTGERCDYPEVAKKVAEAVADGTFDRGILFCGTGIGIGIAANKVHGIRAALCHDLFSAEYCRRHNDANILTMGGRVIGPGVAREIVRVFLTTGFDGGRHADRVAMITEMDK from the coding sequence ATGAAATTAGTACTTGGCGCTGATCACGGCGGCTTTGATTTGAAAGAAAACATCAAGGAATATTTGAACGAACAGGGAATCGAATTTACCGATTATGGTACCCTCACGGGCGAACGGTGCGATTACCCGGAAGTCGCCAAAAAGGTGGCCGAAGCCGTAGCGGACGGTACCTTTGACCGGGGCATCCTGTTCTGCGGTACGGGTATCGGCATCGGCATTGCGGCGAATAAGGTGCACGGCATCCGCGCCGCTTTGTGCCACGACTTGTTCTCGGCGGAATATTGCCGCCGCCACAATGACGCCAATATCCTGACCATGGGCGGCCGGGTCATCGGGCCGGGCGTTGCCAGAGAAATCGTGCGGGTCTTCTTGACGACGGGTTTCGACGGCGGCCGTCATGCCGACCGCGTTGCGATGATTACGGAAATGGACAAATAA
- a CDS encoding L-threonylcarbamoyladenylate synthase, with translation MKQTKLVHITDIEKDKAVLEEAGRIIRAGGLVVFPTETVYGIGANGLNADACRSIYAAKGRPSDNPLILTVPDQQGAEKVAACITPTAKKLMDRFWPGPLTIIFPRQPQVPDAATGGLDTVALRCPDHDICRAFLRCADVPVAGPSANLSTRPSPTTAEEVMHDMDGRVDMVIDGGPCCIGVESTIVECDGEDSVTILRPGGITMDMLKEVVTYVRLDTNLVTGQGAPKAPGMKYRHYAPSAPMTVVVGTEAAVTAKLKDLYEDALADGKTVGFLVSQEVGAHFPKDDMYIWGRRGDKAALANQLYTGLLSFDTDKVDLILAEGVDGDGLGMAIMNRMKKAAGGNVIIL, from the coding sequence ATGAAACAGACAAAACTTGTACACATTACAGACATCGAAAAAGATAAAGCCGTACTGGAAGAAGCGGGGCGCATTATACGTGCCGGAGGGTTGGTCGTGTTTCCGACGGAAACGGTGTACGGCATCGGCGCCAACGGTCTCAATGCCGACGCCTGCCGGAGCATATACGCCGCGAAAGGCCGGCCCAGCGACAATCCGCTGATTTTAACAGTGCCGGATCAGCAGGGGGCGGAAAAGGTGGCGGCCTGCATTACGCCGACGGCGAAAAAGCTGATGGATCGCTTTTGGCCCGGGCCGCTGACGATTATCTTTCCCCGGCAGCCCCAGGTTCCCGACGCGGCTACGGGCGGCTTAGATACAGTCGCCTTGCGCTGCCCGGATCACGACATATGCCGGGCCTTCCTGCGCTGCGCCGACGTTCCCGTTGCCGGCCCGAGTGCCAATTTATCGACCCGTCCCAGTCCGACGACGGCGGAAGAAGTCATGCACGACATGGACGGCCGCGTCGACATGGTTATCGATGGAGGGCCCTGCTGCATCGGCGTCGAATCGACGATCGTCGAATGCGACGGAGAAGATTCCGTTACGATTCTCCGGCCGGGCGGCATTACGATGGACATGCTGAAGGAAGTCGTCACGTACGTGCGTCTGGATACGAACTTAGTGACCGGCCAGGGCGCCCCGAAAGCTCCGGGTATGAAATACCGCCATTACGCTCCGTCGGCTCCGATGACCGTCGTCGTAGGCACGGAAGCAGCCGTAACGGCCAAGTTGAAAGACTTGTATGAAGACGCATTAGCCGATGGAAAAACCGTTGGATTTTTAGTCAGCCAGGAAGTGGGCGCTCATTTCCCGAAAGACGATATGTACATATGGGGCCGGCGAGGCGATAAGGCGGCCCTGGCCAACCAGCTGTATACGGGGCTGTTGTCCTTCGATACGGACAAGGTGGATCTCATTTTAGCGGAAGGCGTCGATGGAGACGGCTTGGGCATGGCGATCATGAACCGCATGAAGAAAGCTGCCGGCGGCAACGTCATCATCTTATAA
- the prmC gene encoding peptide chain release factor N(5)-glutamine methyltransferase: MSKLWTIGSLLQWTQEYFAQKGVDTPRLDAEILLAHVLQKERIYLYAHYDQPMNPPELAAYREMVKKRAGRLSVAHILGTKAFMGLDFRVTTDVLVPRPETEMLVETMLDAAKSQPPASILDIGTGSGAIILSLLHYLPETAGTGVDISPQALAVARQNGEALGLADRVTWVESDVCAALPEQRFDWIVSNPPYLTRDDMERLQPEVRYDPPQALFGGDDGLDAYRRIAEQSQAFLRPGGCCAVEIGVGQTEDVVRIFTNTGAYRHKKTVTDYGGIERVILFIRKEQM, encoded by the coding sequence ATGAGTAAGTTGTGGACTATCGGGAGTCTCCTGCAGTGGACGCAGGAATATTTTGCCCAGAAAGGCGTCGATACGCCCCGTTTGGACGCGGAAATATTGCTGGCTCACGTCCTGCAGAAGGAACGAATTTATTTATATGCCCACTACGACCAGCCCATGAATCCGCCGGAGCTGGCGGCGTACCGGGAAATGGTCAAAAAACGGGCCGGCCGCCTGTCCGTCGCCCATATTTTAGGCACGAAGGCCTTTATGGGACTCGACTTCCGGGTTACGACGGACGTGCTGGTGCCGCGCCCGGAGACAGAAATGCTCGTCGAGACGATGCTGGATGCGGCGAAATCTCAGCCGCCGGCGTCGATATTGGATATCGGCACGGGAAGCGGCGCGATTATCCTGAGCCTTCTTCATTACCTGCCCGAGACGGCAGGTACGGGCGTCGATATTTCTCCCCAGGCGCTGGCTGTCGCTCGTCAAAACGGCGAGGCCCTGGGATTGGCCGACCGCGTGACCTGGGTGGAAAGCGACGTGTGCGCCGCCCTGCCGGAGCAGCGTTTTGATTGGATCGTATCGAATCCGCCGTACTTGACGCGGGACGACATGGAGCGGCTCCAGCCGGAAGTCCGCTACGATCCGCCGCAGGCGCTGTTCGGCGGCGACGACGGGCTCGACGCTTACCGGCGCATTGCGGAGCAATCTCAGGCCTTTCTGCGGCCTGGCGGCTGCTGCGCCGTAGAAATAGGCGTGGGCCAGACGGAAGACGTCGTGCGTATCTTTACGAATACGGGAGCCTACCGTCATAAGAAAACCGTAACTGATTACGGCGGAATAGAACGGGTTATCTTATTTATACGAAAAGAGCAGATGTAG
- the prfA gene encoding peptide chain release factor 1 — protein MFIDKVQDVENKFMDLEQRISDPSVIARQDEWQKLTKEHASLMPLVETFRKYKEVANTVEGDKDILNDPDSDADLIAMAKEELGETSKELAELEEQLHILMLPKDPRDDKNVIMEIRGGAGGDEAALFAGDLFRMYMKYIEKQPGWKASIISSNAPELGGFKEVIFSVEGSGVFGKLKYESGVHRVQRVPVTEAGGRIHTSTATVAVLPEAEDVEVDLNMDDVRVDYFRASGAGGQHVNKTSSAVRMTHIPTGMVVECQDERSQLENRAKAMRVLKARLLDQAQQAADAEITEERRSQVGTGDRSERIRTYNFPQGRVTDHRINLTLYKLENILNGDIDEFIQALAEARRAELMKEENHE, from the coding sequence GTGTTTATTGATAAAGTGCAGGACGTGGAAAATAAATTCATGGATTTGGAGCAGCGCATCAGCGACCCGTCGGTCATTGCCCGACAGGACGAATGGCAGAAGCTGACAAAGGAACACGCGTCGCTCATGCCGCTGGTAGAAACATTCCGGAAATATAAGGAAGTCGCCAATACCGTCGAGGGAGATAAGGACATCCTGAACGATCCGGACAGCGATGCCGACCTCATCGCCATGGCGAAGGAAGAACTCGGCGAAACGTCTAAGGAATTGGCCGAGCTGGAAGAACAGCTCCATATCCTCATGCTGCCCAAGGACCCGAGGGATGATAAAAACGTCATCATGGAAATCCGCGGCGGCGCCGGCGGCGATGAAGCGGCGCTGTTCGCCGGGGATTTGTTCCGCATGTATATGAAATATATTGAAAAACAGCCCGGCTGGAAGGCGAGCATTATCAGCTCCAACGCTCCGGAGCTGGGCGGCTTTAAGGAAGTCATCTTTTCCGTTGAAGGCTCGGGCGTGTTCGGCAAGCTGAAATACGAATCAGGCGTGCACCGCGTACAGCGCGTGCCGGTGACGGAAGCCGGCGGCCGTATTCACACGTCGACGGCGACTGTCGCCGTCCTGCCGGAAGCAGAAGACGTAGAAGTCGATTTGAACATGGATGACGTCCGCGTCGACTATTTCCGTGCCAGCGGCGCCGGCGGCCAGCACGTCAATAAGACGAGTTCGGCTGTGCGCATGACCCATATTCCGACAGGCATGGTTGTAGAATGCCAGGACGAACGGTCGCAGCTGGAAAACCGGGCCAAGGCGATGCGGGTATTAAAGGCACGGCTGCTGGACCAGGCCCAGCAGGCTGCCGACGCAGAAATTACGGAGGAACGGCGCAGCCAGGTCGGCACAGGCGACCGGAGCGAGCGAATCCGTACCTATAACTTCCCCCAGGGCCGCGTGACAGACCACCGCATTAACCTGACGCTGTATAAGCTGGAAAATATTTTGAACGGCGATATCGACGAATTCATACAGGCTTTGGCTGAAGCCCGCCGGGCCGAGCTCATGAAAGAAGAAAATCATGAGTAA
- a CDS encoding DUF1385 domain-containing protein — MMRGPEYIATAVRTPSGEITVKKDTVHSITERYPILKKPFLRGTVALCESLVYGMKSLSYSAQAAGEEDEQITNTEMALTMAFSIVLAIVFFLLIPTYAVKFIPGIEHSAVWMNIVEGVLRLAIFLLYIWGISLTKDIRRVFEYHGAEHKTIWTYESGQELTVENVRRHSRLHPRCGTNFLLIVMVVSIFVFAFLGWPSLLERVASRIVLMPVVAGISYEMIRLASRTESQLLQTLFKPGLWLQYLTTREPHDDQIEVAIRALEAAKPEEKKEEQADLDLR; from the coding sequence ATGATGCGCGGCCCCGAGTATATTGCCACGGCGGTCCGAACGCCGTCCGGCGAGATTACCGTAAAAAAGGATACGGTCCATTCAATTACGGAGCGGTATCCGATACTGAAAAAGCCCTTCCTGCGCGGCACCGTCGCCCTGTGCGAGTCGCTGGTATACGGCATGAAGAGCTTGTCCTATTCGGCGCAGGCTGCCGGAGAGGAAGACGAACAGATTACCAACACGGAAATGGCTCTGACGATGGCCTTTTCCATCGTATTGGCTATCGTCTTTTTTTTGCTTATCCCGACGTACGCCGTCAAATTTATTCCCGGCATTGAGCACAGCGCCGTGTGGATGAATATTGTAGAAGGCGTGCTGCGGCTGGCTATCTTTTTATTGTATATATGGGGCATATCTCTGACGAAAGATATTCGGCGCGTATTTGAATACCACGGAGCCGAGCACAAGACGATCTGGACCTACGAATCGGGACAGGAGCTGACGGTGGAAAATGTCCGCCGCCACAGCCGCCTTCACCCGCGCTGCGGTACGAATTTCCTGCTCATCGTCATGGTTGTGTCGATTTTCGTATTTGCCTTTTTGGGCTGGCCCAGCCTGCTGGAACGCGTCGCGTCGCGCATCGTCCTCATGCCCGTCGTAGCCGGAATCAGCTATGAAATGATACGGCTGGCCAGCCGGACGGAAAGCCAGCTGCTGCAGACCTTGTTCAAGCCGGGCCTGTGGCTGCAGTATTTGACAACGAGAGAGCCCCACGACGACCAGATTGAAGTTGCTATTCGGGCTCTGGAAGCGGCTAAGCCGGAAGAAAAGAAGGAAGAGCAGGCCGATTTGGACCTTCGCTAG